The following coding sequences are from one Tissierella sp. window:
- a CDS encoding MerR family transcriptional regulator, which translates to MEYTVQKLANLAGISSRTLRYYDEIEILKPAKINSSGYRIYGKKEVDKLQQILFYRELGMDLDSIKTIITSSSFNEITALMEHRKKLLAEKEKINILIANIDNTLASKEGRIIMSDKEKFEGFKQTMIDDNEEKYGKEARERYGDEVVEKSNKKFKNMTEDQYEELQKLSSSVIDTLKLAFDTKDPAGEIAQKAADLHRQWLSYYWDSYSREAHANLTQMYVDDERFKAYYDKEQAGLAEFLRDAIAIYANSED; encoded by the coding sequence ATGGAATATACAGTGCAGAAACTAGCTAACTTAGCAGGCATTAGTAGTAGAACACTAAGATATTATGATGAAATAGAAATTCTTAAACCTGCAAAAATTAATTCCTCTGGCTATCGAATTTATGGCAAGAAAGAAGTTGATAAATTGCAGCAAATATTATTCTATCGGGAGCTAGGTATGGATTTAGACAGCATAAAAACTATAATAACATCAAGTTCTTTTAATGAAATAACTGCACTTATGGAACATCGAAAGAAACTCCTTGCTGAGAAAGAGAAAATAAATATATTAATTGCCAATATAGATAATACTTTGGCTTCTAAAGAAGGGAGAATTATAATGAGTGATAAAGAGAAATTTGAAGGCTTTAAGCAAACAATGATTGACGATAATGAGGAGAAATATGGAAAAGAAGCTAGGGAAAGATACGGAGATGAAGTAGTAGAAAAATCAAATAAAAAGTTTAAAAATATGACCGAGGATCAGTATGAAGAACTACAAAAACTTAGCTCCAGTGTAATTGACACATTAAAATTGGCATTTGATACTAAAGATCCAGCTGGAGAAATAGCTCAAAAAGCTGCAGACTTACATCGCCAATGGTTAAGCTATTATTGGGATTCCTATAGCAGAGAAGCACATGCAAATCTTACTCAAATGTATGTTGATGATGAAAGATTCAAAGCATATTATGATAAGGAACAAGCTGGATTGGCAGAGTTCTTAAGAGATGCCATTGCTATCTATGCTAATAGTGAAGATTAA
- a CDS encoding DUF2200 domain-containing protein, with protein MTKHKIYTMSFASVYPHYIAKAEKKGRMKVEVDEIIRWLTGYSQEELEVHLEKQTDFETFFAEAPQLNPSRALIKGVVCGVRVEDIEEATMQEIRYLDKLIDELAKGKVMDKILRK; from the coding sequence ATGACTAAACATAAAATCTATACAATGAGTTTCGCAAGTGTCTATCCCCATTATATTGCTAAAGCCGAGAAAAAAGGCCGAATGAAAGTAGAAGTTGATGAAATTATCCGGTGGTTGACAGGATATAGCCAGGAAGAGCTAGAAGTGCATCTAGAAAAACAGACAGACTTTGAGACTTTCTTTGCAGAAGCTCCCCAACTGAATCCTTCACGGGCTTTGATTAAGGGTGTGGTCTGCGGTGTAAGAGTGGAAGATATAGAAGAAGCAACTATGCAGGAAATTCGTTATTTGGATAAACTGATAGATGAATTAGCAAAGGGAAAAGTCATGGATAAGATTTTGCGAAAATAA
- a CDS encoding GNAT family N-acetyltransferase: MDKVIIKKDVIPEIDQLMDLYNDVEWLAYTKDKTRLYNAASNSLKLLTAWDDDKLVGLIRVVGDGYTIIYIQDILVLESYQGKGIGSHLLKLILEEYKTIRQIVLMTDNTEKTISFYQKNGMVETGEYNGVAFVKYSF; this comes from the coding sequence ATGGATAAAGTAATAATAAAGAAGGATGTAATACCTGAAATTGATCAATTAATGGATTTGTACAATGATGTTGAATGGCTTGCCTATACTAAGGATAAAACAAGACTATACAATGCCGCCAGCAATTCACTAAAGCTATTAACTGCATGGGATGATGATAAATTAGTTGGTTTGATTCGTGTAGTAGGTGACGGTTATACAATTATTTATATACAAGATATATTAGTCTTGGAGAGTTATCAAGGGAAAGGCATTGGAAGTCATTTGTTAAAGCTAATTTTAGAAGAATATAAAACAATTCGCCAAATTGTTTTAATGACAGATAATACGGAAAAAACAATAAGCTTCTATCAAAAAAATGGCATGGTAGAAACTGGTGAATACAATGGTGTTGCATTTGTTAAATATTCTTTTTAG
- a CDS encoding GyrI-like domain-containing protein, with product MKHEWRKDEKKLYIPKQKPELVSIPEQKFFMIEGKGDPNSEDFLKRIEVLYSLAYAIRMMPKQGYTPEGYFEYTVYPLEGLWDLTEEGRKLDTLDKDELLYTIMIRQPDFVTKEVVDRAFESTRKKKPNPLLDEVSFNTIEDGLSVQILHMGSYDNEPQSFQKMKDFIEENNLEIKTLRHREIYLSDARKVEPEKLKTVLRYMVSRK from the coding sequence ATGAAACATGAGTGGAGAAAAGATGAAAAGAAATTATACATACCAAAGCAAAAGCCGGAACTTGTGTCTATTCCGGAACAAAAATTTTTTATGATAGAGGGAAAAGGAGATCCAAATAGTGAAGATTTTTTAAAAAGAATAGAAGTCCTATATTCATTGGCTTATGCTATCAGAATGATGCCCAAGCAGGGATATACCCCAGAAGGTTATTTTGAATATACAGTATATCCATTAGAAGGGCTATGGGATTTAACGGAAGAGGGAAGAAAACTAGACACACTAGATAAAGATGAATTATTATATACTATTATGATTAGGCAACCTGATTTTGTAACAAAAGAAGTAGTAGATAGAGCATTTGAAAGCACAAGAAAAAAGAAACCTAATCCATTACTAGATGAAGTATCATTTAATACTATTGAAGATGGTTTATCTGTTCAGATTCTCCATATGGGTTCTTACGATAATGAGCCACAAAGTTTTCAAAAAATGAAAGATTTCATAGAAGAAAATAATCTTGAAATAAAAACACTAAGACATAGAGAGATTTATCTTTCAGATGCAAGAAAAGTTGAACCTGAAAAACTGAAAACAGTTTTAAGGTATATGGTCAGCAGAAAATAA
- a CDS encoding GyrI-like domain-containing protein, giving the protein MENDWKEAAGEVWDTWEEFLNGGLNEKISELYHAPMWQMGFTKTLETGEALLAIGAEADTNTNDLTDLQTYTIPENKWVIFTVRGSLSGKEHPIDAMWARITIEWFPTCEYKRAANYEIEVYPPSDTSSDDYACEIWIPITK; this is encoded by the coding sequence ATGGAAAATGATTGGAAAGAAGCTGCGGGTGAAGTTTGGGATACTTGGGAAGAGTTTTTAAACGGTGGTCTCAATGAGAAAATTAGTGAGCTTTATCACGCACCGATGTGGCAGATGGGTTTCACAAAAACACTGGAGACTGGAGAAGCTTTACTTGCAATTGGTGCAGAAGCAGATACAAATACAAATGATTTAACTGACTTGCAGACTTATACTATTCCAGAGAATAAATGGGTAATATTTACCGTAAGAGGTAGCTTAAGCGGTAAAGAGCATCCAATTGATGCAATGTGGGCAAGAATAACAATTGAATGGTTTCCAACATGTGAATATAAACGAGCGGCTAATTATGAAATTGAGGTCTATCCTCCAAGTGACACAAGCTCTGACGATTATGCTTGTGAAATATGGATTCCCATTACTAAATAA
- a CDS encoding spore coat protein, with the protein MTTINLSQKERMLLEDQKSHEEICIQKYTNYANQTQDPALKQLFTTHAQQEQHHYDTINQILSGTVPNMNQQGQQQNQQNKQNNMQAQGNVGMVNSNDAALCSDLLMTEKFVSGAYDTAIFECRDTKLRDALNHIQKEEQKHGEEIFNYMQSHGMYNVK; encoded by the coding sequence ATGACAACTATAAATCTATCACAAAAAGAAAGAATGTTACTAGAAGACCAAAAAAGCCATGAAGAGATATGTATTCAAAAGTACACTAACTATGCTAATCAGACACAAGACCCAGCATTAAAGCAGTTATTTACAACCCATGCACAACAAGAACAACATCATTACGATACAATTAATCAAATTTTATCTGGAACTGTTCCAAATATGAACCAACAAGGTCAACAGCAAAACCAGCAAAATAAGCAAAACAATATGCAAGCACAAGGAAATGTTGGCATGGTTAACAGTAATGATGCTGCACTATGTAGTGACTTACTTATGACAGAAAAATTTGTATCTGGTGCATATGATACAGCTATATTTGAGTGTAGAGATACCAAATTACGAGACGCACTTAACCACATTCAAAAAGAAGAGCAAAAGCATGGAGAAGAAATTTTTAATTACATGCAAAGCCATGGCATGTACAATGTAAAATAA
- a CDS encoding AraC family transcriptional regulator, with product MDYIDLIQNTIDYIDDNIGEKITVDKLAEIAGFSTYHYYRVFHSFVRIPVMEYVTRRKLQYALSELSGNNKIFDIALDLGFETHAGFTKAFKKCFGYTPSFYRLHAPIGFPQKVDLKKIKTNKIGGIIMQPKIINRDSFRIVGYEFKTTLRNNAHSRDIPAFWDQCNIEGKEAHLYRTQSSPRHGEYGICINTSMETDEFSYILGIEVTNFDQATDEMWTLEVPTATYAVFTTPTVASNDDSFVSSIKGTWKYIFEEWFPNSGYEIDDSKLDFEFYDERCHPWEYEKICMDIYIPIKKR from the coding sequence GGTGAAAAGATAACAGTTGATAAACTAGCAGAAATTGCAGGTTTCTCTACTTATCACTATTATAGGGTATTCCATAGCTTTGTCAGGATTCCCGTTATGGAGTATGTAACAAGGAGAAAACTTCAATATGCTCTTTCTGAACTTAGTGGTAATAATAAAATATTTGATATTGCTTTAGATTTGGGATTTGAAACCCATGCTGGATTTACAAAAGCTTTCAAAAAATGTTTTGGATATACACCAAGCTTTTACAGACTGCACGCGCCAATAGGTTTCCCACAAAAAGTAGATTTAAAGAAAATTAAAACAAATAAAATTGGAGGTATCATAATGCAACCTAAAATAATAAATAGAGATTCTTTTAGGATAGTAGGATATGAGTTTAAAACTACCCTGAGAAATAATGCTCACTCTAGGGATATTCCTGCCTTTTGGGATCAATGTAATATAGAAGGCAAGGAAGCACATTTATATAGGACACAAAGCTCTCCTAGACACGGAGAGTACGGAATTTGTATAAATACTAGTATGGAAACCGATGAATTTTCTTATATACTAGGCATAGAAGTTACTAATTTTGATCAAGCAACTGATGAAATGTGGACACTTGAAGTACCAACAGCAACCTATGCTGTTTTTACCACTCCAACTGTAGCTTCAAATGATGATAGCTTTGTAAGTTCAATCAAAGGAACTTGGAAGTATATATTTGAAGAATGGTTTCCAAACTCTGGCTATGAAATTGATGACTCTAAGCTAGATTTTGAATTCTACGATGAGCGTTGTCACCCTTGGGAATATGAAAAAATCTGTATGGATATTTATATTCCAATAAAAAAGAGATAA
- a CDS encoding GNAT family N-acetyltransferase has protein sequence MFYLYKYNYYGNDTSRLEVEKMYTKTEILNIAKQQFALDYNCQLLDFEKDGNTITENKLLDGRRIYESDGCFLKIITIGGRAIICADDKIRPWIEEKILKRDACWLFDYDKLRAIDNKLREFGHEIDQMPHFYLPNSVNCETKPITKIKWFEMEDILQFQGDDRFDEAFMFNDNYPDVLGVAAFDGDIIMGMAGASADSKTLYQIGINVLPEYNGRGIGINLVALIKQELLNRGKIPFYGTAVSHIISKNIAISAGFFPAWAEMYSRKIED, from the coding sequence ATGTTTTATTTATATAAATATAATTACTATGGAAATGATACTTCAAGATTGGAAGTGGAAAAGATGTATACAAAAACTGAAATACTTAATATAGCGAAACAACAATTTGCTCTTGATTATAATTGTCAACTACTAGACTTTGAAAAGGATGGAAATACAATTACTGAAAATAAGCTTTTAGATGGCAGGCGAATCTATGAAAGTGATGGTTGCTTCCTAAAGATAATTACTATAGGTGGCAGGGCAATAATCTGTGCTGATGATAAAATAAGACCTTGGATTGAGGAAAAGATTTTAAAACGAGATGCCTGTTGGTTGTTTGACTATGATAAACTTAGGGCAATAGATAATAAATTAAGAGAATTTGGCCATGAGATTGATCAGATGCCTCACTTCTATCTACCTAATTCTGTTAATTGTGAAACAAAGCCAATTACTAAAATAAAATGGTTTGAAATGGAAGATATATTACAATTTCAAGGAGACGACAGGTTTGATGAAGCTTTTATGTTTAATGACAATTATCCAGATGTTTTAGGAGTTGCCGCTTTTGATGGTGATATTATAATGGGGATGGCAGGGGCTAGTGCAGACAGTAAAACTTTATATCAAATTGGTATTAATGTCCTACCTGAATATAACGGAAGAGGTATTGGTATAAATCTAGTTGCATTAATAAAACAGGAACTCTTAAACCGTGGAAAGATACCTTTTTATGGAACAGCAGTATCTCATATAATCTCTAAGAATATTGCTATAAGTGCTGGCTTTTTTCCTGCATGGGCAGAAATGTATTCAAGAAAAATTGAGGATTAA